The following coding sequences are from one Mycolicibacterium aichiense window:
- a CDS encoding ATPase encodes MRALEGVEYMRLVIAVMLVACGLAVPPRAAADPDTCPPNCDRIPDAAWVAPWAIPLNARYAWPRLAGVAVTAVAPRFRFEELCGTPPVAQDPRAYAVAERATVVNPDGQWQLQAQVMHWRGETWRGGQLAQDVFHAAVAALRSCQRTNVTASPSLTVNEPDRMAAVISGPVILRQYVVANPANSTVTELAMWSTAPPQTPWPMASDDNLLDALGAPLCTAYIGSC; translated from the coding sequence GTGCGCGCACTGGAAGGCGTCGAATACATGCGGTTGGTCATCGCGGTGATGCTGGTGGCCTGCGGGCTCGCCGTACCGCCGCGCGCTGCCGCCGACCCGGACACCTGCCCGCCCAACTGCGACCGCATTCCCGACGCGGCGTGGGTGGCCCCCTGGGCGATACCGCTGAACGCGCGCTACGCCTGGCCCCGGCTGGCCGGGGTGGCGGTCACCGCCGTCGCACCCCGGTTCCGGTTCGAGGAGCTGTGCGGCACCCCGCCGGTGGCCCAGGATCCACGGGCCTACGCCGTCGCCGAACGCGCCACCGTCGTCAACCCCGACGGGCAGTGGCAGTTGCAGGCACAGGTCATGCACTGGCGCGGAGAGACCTGGCGCGGCGGCCAACTGGCGCAGGACGTCTTCCACGCCGCGGTGGCGGCGTTGCGCTCCTGCCAACGCACCAACGTGACAGCCTCGCCGTCGCTGACCGTCAACGAGCCGGACCGGATGGCCGCGGTGATCAGCGGTCCGGTGATCCTGCGCCAGTACGTGGTGGCCAATCCGGCCAACAGCACGGTGACCGAGCTGGCGATGTGGTCAACCGCACCGCCGCAGACGCCGTGGCCGATGGCCAGCGACGACAACCTGCTCGACGCGCTCGGCGCGCCGCTGTGCACGGCCTACATCGGGTCCTGCTGA
- the purS gene encoding phosphoribosylformylglycinamidine synthase subunit PurS: MARVVVNVMPKAEILDPQGQAIVGALGRLGHTGISDVRQGKRFELEVDDSISDSALAEIAESLLANTVIEDWSVTREQQ, from the coding sequence GTGGCCCGAGTAGTGGTCAACGTGATGCCCAAAGCCGAGATCCTCGACCCGCAAGGTCAGGCGATCGTCGGTGCACTGGGCCGTCTGGGACACACCGGTATCTCGGATGTCCGACAGGGCAAGCGATTCGAGCTCGAGGTCGACGATTCGATCAGCGACTCGGCGCTCGCCGAAATCGCCGAATCCCTGCTGGCGAACACGGTGATCGAGGACTGGTCGGTCACCCGGGAGCAGCAGTGA
- the purQ gene encoding phosphoribosylformylglycinamidine synthase subunit PurQ produces MSARIGVITFPGTLDDVDAARAVRLAGAEAVNLWHGDADLKGVDAVVVPGGFSYGDYLRCGAIAKFAPVMGEVITAAKAGLPVLGICNGFQVLCEAGLLPGALTRNAGLHFICRDVWLRVDSITSAWTSRYESGAELLVPLKSGEGRYVASEAVLDELEGEGRVVFRYAENLNGSMRDIAGISSANGRVVGLMPHPEHATEALTGPSDDGLGIFYSALDAVLAA; encoded by the coding sequence GTGAGCGCCCGGATCGGGGTCATCACCTTCCCCGGCACGCTCGACGACGTCGACGCCGCCCGCGCGGTCCGGCTCGCCGGCGCGGAGGCGGTCAATCTCTGGCACGGCGACGCCGATCTCAAGGGCGTCGACGCCGTGGTGGTGCCGGGCGGCTTCTCCTACGGCGACTACCTGCGCTGCGGTGCGATCGCGAAGTTCGCGCCGGTGATGGGCGAGGTGATCACCGCCGCCAAGGCTGGTCTGCCCGTACTGGGCATCTGCAACGGCTTCCAGGTGCTCTGCGAGGCCGGTCTGCTGCCCGGTGCGCTGACCCGCAACGCCGGGCTGCACTTCATCTGCCGCGACGTCTGGCTGCGGGTGGACTCGATCACCAGCGCATGGACGTCGCGGTACGAATCCGGCGCCGAACTGCTGGTGCCGCTGAAGTCCGGCGAAGGCCGCTACGTGGCCAGCGAGGCCGTGCTCGACGAACTCGAAGGCGAAGGCCGGGTGGTGTTCCGCTACGCCGAGAACCTCAACGGCTCGATGCGCGACATCGCCGGGATCAGCTCCGCCAATGGCCGGGTGGTCGGGCTGATGCCGCATCCCGAACACGCCACCGAAGCGCTGACCGGCCCGTCCGACGACGGGCTCGGCATCTTCTACTCCGCGCTGGACGCGGTCCTCGCCGCCTGA